A genomic region of Cannabis sativa cultivar Pink pepper isolate KNU-18-1 chromosome 1, ASM2916894v1, whole genome shotgun sequence contains the following coding sequences:
- the LOC115708086 gene encoding uncharacterized protein LOC115708086, with protein sequence MAVDKTTFEAIVPSRFISLSFPTPNPNPNHSSPLLRIAVLDSPTLTLDPPLVAAMFVPQHRESDWIFSTESGHLHLLHSSPGISRLILLGNSPEKDHPSSTIYSKNNNNNNSMSMSMEVSFKPLLLALSPKSCFKHGNPHIPILSYEDGVICGMVLERFVGSIVGEMLVEDVEIEVENGAGNREFRRRLRFKRMPNLIQSEVRIFPKEGIDFNSIEIGEVEFSPDNNVLLQPYLSPMVASLSLIGKHIQDRIFSGFRPKALCLGVGGGALLSFLKTQLGFEVLGVEEDEQVLSVARKFFGLQYCPLLKIFVGDAMEFLEKISHPSGECNASSIDAEFDVIMVDLDSSDARSGVYAPPLEFGEKHVLMAAKSILSKNGILALNVIPQSNAFYETTKHEFQQVFSELYEIDVRNGENFVLIATTSPVMSSSTDTKNLFLSKLRNVISGAFMDSIKKI encoded by the coding sequence ATGGCGGTCGACAAAACCACATTCGAAGCCATAGTTCCATCTCGATTTATCTCTCTATCCTTTCCCACtcccaacccaaacccaaatcatTCCTCCCCACTTCTTCGAATTGCTGTTCTCGACTCACCGACTCTCACACTCGACCCACCTCTAGTTGCAGCTATGTTTGTTCCCCAACACCGCGAATCCGATTGGATTTTCAGCACCGAATCGGGTCACCTCCACCTTCTTCACAGCTCACCCGGAATCTCCCGCCTCATCCTACTCGGAAACTCCCCCGAAAAGGATCATCCTTCCTCAACCATTTATAgcaaaaataacaacaacaacaacagcatGAGCATGTCGATGGAGGTCAGCTTCAAACCTCTTTTACTTGCTTTATCGCCTAAGTCTTGCTTCAAACATGGAAATCCCCATATACCCATTTTGAGTTACGAAGATGGTGTTATTTGCGGCATGGTATTGGAGAGGTTTGTGGGGTCAATTGTTGGTGAGATGTTAGTTGAAGATGTAGAAATTGAGGTTGAAAATGGAGCAGGAAATAGGGAGTTCCGGAGGCGGTTGAGGTTTAAGAGAATGCCCAATTTGATTCAATCTGAGGTACGTATCTTTCCCAAGGAAGGCATTGACTTCAATTCTATAGAAATTGGTGAAGTTGAATTCTCTCCTGATAATAATGTTTTACTGCAACCCTATTTATCTCCCATGGTGGCAAGCCTTTCTCTAATTGGTAAACATATTCAAGACCGGATTTTTAGTGGGTTTAGGCCAAAAGCTTTATGTCTAGGAGTTGGTGGTGGGGCTTTGCTATCATTTCTCAAAACCCAACTGGGTTTTGAGGTGTTGGGCGTGGAGGAGGATGAACAGGTTCTAAGTGTTGCTAGAAAGTTTTTTGGACTGCAATATTGTCCACTCCTCAAAATATTTGTTGGTGATGCAATGGAGTTCCTTGAGAAAATTTCTCACCCTTCCGGAGAATGTAATGCTAGTTCTATTGATGCTGAGTTTGATGTTATCATGGTTGATTTAGATTCAAGTGACGCCAGGAGTGGTGTCTATGCTCCACCCTTGGAATTTGGGGAGAAGCATGTGCTTATGGCTGCTAAATCCATTCTCTCCAAAAATGGAATCTTGGCTTTGAATGTCATTCCTCAGAGTAATGCCTTTTATGAGACAACAAAGCATGAATTTCAGCAAGTTTTCAGTGAGTTGTATGAAATTGATGTCAGAAATGGGGAAAACTTTGTCCTTATTGCCACAACGTCACCTGTTATGTCTTCTTCCACAGACACTAAGAATTTATTTCTCAGTAAACTAAGAAATGTTATTTCAGGAGCATTCATGGATTCAATAAAGAAAATCTGA